The genomic segment CGGTACCCACTCGGGCTTCTCTCAGCGAGGAGCCTCTCGTTCCAGTCGCCATGGTCACATGGATGGTCGGCTCAGCACTGGCAGTCGCCGTTTACATTGTAACCTACTACAGTCTCCTGAAAGGGACCTCGTGTCGGAGCGACACTTCGCTGAAAGGCAAGACGGCGATTGTTACAGGTACGACTGGGtcctcgggtggggggggggggtggcggggaacaggtgggaggtggggggggacacAGGCGGGGGGGGACACAGGCGGGGGGGACacaggcggggggtgggggggggacacaggcggggggtggggggggggacacaggcggggggtgggggggggacacaggcggggggtgggggggggacacaggcggggggtggggggggacacaggcggggggtggggggggacacaggcggggggtggcgggggggacacaggcggggggtgggggggggacacaggcggggggtgggggggggacacaggcggggggtggggggggacacaggcggggggtgggggggtcactttccctctccccttcagcTCACTCCTGTTCCGTTTGCCCTTTCTGTGTTAGGTGGGAACACGGGGCTCGGGAAGGTGACGGCGCTCGACCTGGCTCGACGGGGAGCCCGGGTCATCTTGGCTTGCAGGAGCAAGGAGCGAGCCGAGCCGGCGGTCTTCGACATCAGGAAGGTAATGGCCCGACCGACCTTCGCGGCTGCAGTTTTATTTAGTAGAAAATTAGAGTTGTATCTCTCTGCAGGGAGAAATCCCAAATCGCTAGTAAAGAAAGGAGTTGCAGGGAAATGGTAAACAGGTGAGCACGTAATTCCCTGGAACGGTGAATGatcgaggtattcaaaattatgaggcggATAGCTCGAGTAAATGTGgatgaagagggagggagagttggttGCTAGGCATTGAGGCGAGACCCCCATCAAAAAAAGTTCAGGAGacccctgtttctgtgctctaatgttgtGGTAAGCAGCATTTGCACTTAATCCTTTGAACTCCAGCCATTTCTAACCTATTCAATCTATTGGCATGGGACTCCAGATCCAactctctgatatgatcagggagCTTTCAGCACCCGAGAACCTTGGGAGCCCTTCTTAGCCAAgcgccctcttgaatcctggtgcCCATGACCTGCTTCCCATGAGCCGATCTTCAGCACCCCCTGTGAGTCCTTTGTTGCTAAGTCCAGAGGTCCCCAAAGACTAGCAAtgatagatatgcaccacaagacagggttacttcaacaaaaatagtttttaattgtatttgaacaagaaaacagatttaaactttaacttattactttacCTACCCTCTtacactaagtgcaggtgtgtgtaatgtatatttaagattggaaAAGTTCTTTGggccacagtccaatctcactggttgcaggcaattcttggacAGTGCACAGAAATTAGCATTAACGAAGTTTTTTAATAATAATGATCTGAGTGAGCAGGGTGATGCAGAGTAATCTGCCAATGTCTCGAAGTTCCCTTGGCTGCTGCCGGCAAACTTTTGTGCACTTTTGCTGTGGGCAGTGTTTGACTTTGTGGAACTCTCTGGCTTTAATGATCTACAGGTTCTCCTTTATGTCCAGGAGGAAGTGACTGCCTGCCTGGCAGTGATACCAAAGGATTGGCTCTGCTCCCTCTTATCCAAACCATGCTCAGCAGAGAAAAGGAGGATATCAAATCCTGCAAAGATGCAAAACAAAACCCATAAAATTAGCTGTAGTTTGGCCCATGGCCAGAGAAGAATAATTGGGCACTGACTCGGCTTTTGTCAAATGATAAATGGTCTTGATGATTTTCTCAGTTAATCTGACAGAGACTGCTCCAGGAGGTGAAGAAGGTTGGATGTGGGTATTGAGGGCTGCAGTGTCCATGGAACAATAACCCAATGGTTGATATTGTCTGAAGAAGAGTAGAGGTGTGGAAGTGAACAGAATTAACGAGGCTGAACAATAAGAGTAATAAAAGGGAACTCAGTGGGTCTTGCAGCATCCTTTGGAAGTAAAGAAACATAACTGATGttggggcctgagtccttcttcatggTATACCAGAATTTCTATTTTTACTTCATTTGCAGCGAATGCAGAAGTTTGTGTTTCACCGCACGTTCAACAGCCCAGAAACTGCTTCTTTAGTCATGGCGACCGAGCTGGTCCCACTTTCTctgcgtttggcccatatccttctcggTGCTTCTTATCCAttataccagtggttttcaaacttcttctttacactcacataccactttaagtaatccctatgccataggttctctgtgattgaaaaccacagttttaatggTACCTAATTGGTTCTGTGCACGGttacataactccaaaggaaataggccagtgaacatttttctcaagcaaaatatttcagtcacgaTTGGGTCCAGTAgttgttctcaatcttcccttctcactcacatttcaccttgagcaatctcttactaatcacagagcccccatAGCATAAGGATTAatgaaggtggcatgtgagtggaaagaaaagggttgaaaacCTCTATGCTTTACTTAAAACTCTTCCGCTTCTAAAATGTGTTTTTTAAGTCCATTGAGCATGTGAACCATGACATTTTGATTTGTGCTAGCTGCATAGATGCTtgaagaaggtttttttttccccagtcagCCCAAGCACTGTAATGTTCAGGATGATTTAACACTAATGTATGTTTACATTTACAGAGAAGCAACAGTAACCAGGTGATCTTCATGCACCTCAATCTTGCATGTCTCAAATCAGTGAGGACTTTTGCAGAGACCTTCCTGAAATCGGAGCCCCGGTTGCATTTGCTCATTAATAATGCAGGCAAGTAACTAGCGCTTAACGCTAAGAACTTCCCACTCTCTCTCATGGCTTCTCAGTAATATTAGTTTGTAGAGATGTTTATTTCATTCTCTTTGTTGTTCTTTGTTGTAAAATGAGCAGCTCAGACTTGCAGAGCCTATAgagattaaaaccttgtgtttatgatttacggttgttttatgactttccctttaaggaTTGATTGTTTTTGTAGCATTACCATAGTTACCATGATGTCATCTGTTGTAATATCAAAGCAGACGAGGAACTCATTTTATCTTTtttgaagattttatatatatatatatattatatatatatatatatatacaaacaccatacatttctcacacacaccatacatttctcacacacaccatacatttctcactcacacacaccatacatttctcactcacacacaccatacatttctcactcacacacaccatacatttctcactcacacacacaccatacatttctcactcacacacaccatacatttctcactcacacacacaccatacatttctcactcacacacacaccatacatttctcactcacacacacaccatacatttctcactcacacacacaccatacatttctcactcacacacacaccatacatttctcactcacacacacaccatacatttctcactcacacacacaccatacatttctcactcacacacacaccatacatttctcactcacacacacacacacacacacacacacacacacacacacacacacacacacacacacacacacacacacacacacacacacacacacacacacacacacacacacactcctgctGTATTTCTCTTTGAGTGTtggatcttgcagaagcctgagctaatgttTTTACTCTGGCCATCTTCATAGCATGTTATTCCTCAATCTCTAgtcttttctctcttttataattttttttgttcttattgctgaatcttcatttcagcttccatatcttcgAAAGCTTGTTTTTTCTTGAACCACTGACATTGTGCACAGATAACAGCCTAGTCTGCTTGCACCTTACCACGCACATGAAACTggacttgctctagatgcctttgaagatcttcctacaCTCATAACTTTGGAAATACTTTCATCAGGATTCATATCTGAACATTCAGATACTGCTGATTGAAtctctatcttcagcatttcgCTCGGTACAGCACCAGTGGGATTTTGCAACGTGCATTcacctgttccagttccactgaCCTCTAAGTCAGTGAATGAGGTCTGCCGTGACTTAACGGAGTCTTCTtcctgcttggtagttgaagccatTTCTTCGCTGGTCACTGACTCCAACCTTCTGCCAAGCATTGTCAGtctgccttgctggctcaactcacgatCAAACAATTCTTTGAGAGAAGCTGTTTGCTCATGACACTTTTCCATTTTGGCTTCTTCACACTGCAGCTTTTCTTCTGGCTTcttggaactgtaaacaaatttttattttgtgtggtccctttaagagtattggatggggtgggggaaagaatgAGCAGGAGGACCAAAAGACAACAGGTGTTAATTGGGTATGGATAGGAggtcaggagaggaaaggtgagaattgatcagcgAGGGGAGCGTTTGGCTCTGAAtgtagagagagggaaaaggagaaagaaagacagctggaggaaaggagatgggggggggggggggttgggtaaTGGTCTTGTTGAGCcgaggggcctgtttccattgTGACCCGATCAAAATGATCAGTTCGAGCCTGACCTTTGTCATGTCTTTACAATTACACCGCCTAAAAGTTTGTATCTACATTCATCACCTTCCCCAAAAGTAATCCACAGAAATTTCAGCTCATTCATTGAAGACATCTTACAAACATTCTGCGAAAGGAAGGGCAGAAGCTTCGGGCGGGGGAAGAAAGTGAAGCTCCCCATTATCCATGCCTGTGCTCTAGTAGATGTGGATAAGCTGGTCAGCCTCTGCCCCATGCATCCAATACATTTGCACAGGCCAGCATCTTTGCCACACTTGATCAAAAATTCTGCAAGGTGAACACTAAGAGCCACGAAATGAAGTCGATCAAAGACGTATGTAAAATAACTAATCAaattctcttaagtcattcagtTGGATGAGAAACTACAATTCACAAAATTAAAATTTGGGATGGTCAGTTGGATGAGAAACTACAATTCACAAAATTAAAATTTGGGATGGTTAGTGTAGCTATTAGTGACACACTATGACAGGGCCAGCGGCCAGGGTTCCAATACGGCGCTGTCTAAATTGtatattctccttgtgtctgtgtaggtttcctcccacccttcaaaacgtacagggttgaaggtgaatttgggtggcatggatttaaatgatcggaattggcttctactgtgcagtgaataacattttttttaaatgctgggaTTGCTCACTAGGCAGGCAACATCTGAACTGTTGAAAAGTCATCAGCCTGAAACATTCTCTCAGTTTCTTTCTCAGTGGAAGCTCCCCGATGTATTTTAATTCTGATTtctatcatttttatttttagacCAGCAGTGGGTAGTGGGCTGGGAGTTGTGATATGTTGGGTTTTCTGAACCGACTCGCTGGGCACTCCATTACCGTCCAACTTTGTCAGGGACCATGCGGACATGTGCACTGCAACTTGTTAGTGGTTCTGCGAACTGCTGGCTGCCCATCACGCAGTGTTCTGCCCCTCAGTCCGTCACCCCACATTACAGTGTGGACTAGTTTCATCTCACGGTCCGTCACTCTTGGTATGGAGTGGCCCAGTGTTCCGTCTCACGGTCCAACACTCTCGGTATGGAGCGGCCCAGTGTTCCGTCTCACGGTCCATCACTCTCGGTACGGAGCGGCCCAGTGTTCCATTCACGGGCCATCACTCTCTGTACTGAGTGGCCCAGTGTTCCGTCTCATGGTCCATCACTCTCAGTATGGAATGGCCCAGTGTTCTGTCTCACGGGCCATCACTCTCTGTACAGAGTGGCTCAGTGTTCCATCTCACGGTCCATCCATCACTCTCGGTATAGAGTGACCCAGTGTTCCATCTCATGGGCAATTACTCTCTGTACAGAGTGGCCCAGTGTTTCATCTCGCGGTCTATCAATCTCTGTACAGAGTGGCCCAGTGTTCCGTCTCATGGTCCACCCTCCATACAAAATTGAGGAGTAATGGTAATGTTTTTACTTGCAGGCACCGGATCAAATGGCCAGACCGCTGATGGATTCAACCTGGCCTGGGGTGTGAACCACTTGGGGCACTTTCTTTTAACCAACCTGCTGTTGGACCGGCTGAAGCAGTGTGCTCCCAGTCGCATTGTTGTTGTCTCTTCTGTGGCATATTGTTTGGGCAAAGTAGATTTCAACCACTTAAATGCACCTGGTGAAAACTCGATCAGTGCGATATGGAATTATAGTATCAGCAAGCTCTGCAACATACTTTTTGCCAGAGAACTTGCCAATCGCTTGGAGGGAACAAATGTCACAAGCTACTCTGTTCATCCAGGTGAGCAGGAAATTATTCAAATCTTCAACGTGAATTGagaaacttaattttttttaaaaagttcaatttcaaatttagacaaagATGACAGTAATGGCCCTTTGGGCTCAcgagcccagttacacccaatcaacctatgtggcccagtttgttttttttttaattaaagggtgggaggaaacctgacccccccccccccccccccggaggaaacccatgtagacactggGGAGAAAATCGTCACAGAGTGGGATTCgagccctggtcccgatcgctggtgctgtgacagcattgcgctaaccttgGCGGGGGTTCAGATGTCTGAAATCCTCCTCCTCTGGTAATTCTCCTCTTTTATGGGGCAGTGCATGGATCCTGTTTTATTTCTGTTGGTCCCATATGCAAATCATGTCCTAAACACACCCaagtgctggaggaagtcagccggtcttttcagcatattatcgccaatgtttcgggcctgaggccttcaaggaaaaaaatcagaaaggacAGAAGCAGgagatatcagaaagtctcagaattcaaacagtgggggagggatccagacccacaaaaggtgttcattggatgtgaTCAGGGACCAGGTAGAATTGATCACGTCCGTccgtgcaaaaggagacagggaatggagagactatgggggagggagggggtaaacggaagccagagaagtcgatgttcatgccatctggttgaagggtgcacaatcagaagatgaggtgttgtttctccaattcacgggtggtctcagtctggtcgtacatgaggccatggacagacatgttggcaaaggAATGGAATGGAAAATTGAAATAGATGGCCGCTGTTGCAACGGatgagccgaggtgctcaacaaagcgacctCCTTATCAAcagctcctccagcattgtccacagttcggtacctggagtggagcagggttcaTCTCAGGCCCAAAATAGAGAGACTTCTCCACGTGGCggactttatagtacagtaagctggaggATCCCGGCCCAGGTAAACGCTAGCTGATTAAAGGGGCCAGTGGTCAGGTATGCTTGAATGGGCGGGCAGATTCCAACCTTGATGGGCAGGGTTGTGATGTCTGACTAGGTACTTGTTGGTAGGGTCATGTGACAGATGAGATTTTTCACATGACACCTCCTTTCCTTGAAATAGCTACAATTGTGGCTTTTCGGTCAGAGTGAGATAGTGCACGGCAGACTAACAGAAATGGGGACAATAAAATAAACTAGATGTGGGGCTGGGAGTCTTTTCTGCTCATCTGATTCACCATGTGTCAGAATGTCCTTGTAGAAGGAGAGTCCAAAACATTAGTAATTAGAGGAATGTAAAACAGTAAAACCTGGGATATCTGGCACCTACCAAcctccataggtgccggataaatGAATTTCCCGGTTGCCTGACACTGCGTgttgtgtgaatggagaactaatggcgagccacaccaattttaaacttgagttttttttaaccatttattttcctctttttaatttgctggttgcttgaagctgccagttacatgaattctggataacggattTTACTGTACCTGGCTTACATTCCAGGTCACTGCTTGTGTGTTTATTCCTGATTTAATTTCCCTTCTGCCTTTGCTCTTTCCCTCTGGGATGGACGCAAGGAACAGACATTGTCATTTCTTCATGTAGAGGTGCTGACGCAGAGGGAGTGAGCTATGTTAGCATCTACATGCTCCTAATTGTATGGTTATCAGTCCCTTCCTTCATTTCATTGAACATCGTAGTCAAAAGGAGGACAGTTATCCCATCGGCTCTCCTTTGAAGGTGCTCTCTAGAATGCATCAGAAACCCAACCACCTGCTTGTTGCCTTTCAAATTAATTCTCCTCGTGTCTCATTACCTTAAGAGTCCTGGGGAACCTGTCACTTCTCTATATTATACCATTCTTCTGAGACCAGTGGCATATGATCTGCTGGCTTAGCCTTGGCTGTAGTGAAACGTGGCCAGGCAATGAGTTAATATTGGTGACACACTAATTCATTAGTCAGTCACACTTCCATAGTCTGGACGCTGCTCCAAGTCAGCATCTATTGCCTGTCATTTATTCGCCTTGCGAGGGTGGTGGCAAGCTGCCGAATGCGAGTGGCCTGCAGGGTCCTTGTGGAATCAACCACAAGGTGGTTGGATCTGCAAACACCATGGGCCAGACTGGGTAAGGACTTGCTCCCCAAAAGGAATTGGTGGACCAGATGGGCTCTTGCGATGATCCAATTGGTATTTTTGTGGCCATTGCTGATGTAAATTGCAT from the Narcine bancroftii isolate sNarBan1 chromosome 14, sNarBan1.hap1, whole genome shotgun sequence genome contains:
- the LOC138749834 gene encoding dehydrogenase/reductase SDR family member 13-like, which gives rise to MVTWMVGSALAVAVYIVTYYSLLKGTSCRSDTSLKGKTAIVTGGNTGLGKVTALDLARRGARVILACRSKERAEPAVFDIRKRSNSNQVIFMHLNLACLKSVRTFAETFLKSEPRLHLLINNAGTGSNGQTADGFNLAWGVNHLGHFLLTNLLLDRLKQCAPSRIVVVSSVAYCLGKVDFNHLNAPGENSISAIWNYSISKLCNILFARELANRLEGTNVTSYSVHPGFVNTEIFRDFSVFFKFLLFPIALLFSKTPSDGAQTIIYCAVQEGIEKFSGRYFVDCKVRKVFPHARDDGMARKLWDVSERMAGLCNH